Genomic window (Allostreptomyces psammosilenae):
AGCAGGGCGAGGGTGGCCTTGGGGTTGGGCGGCTGGGGCACGTAGTGCGGCACCGCGGCCCAGAAGGTCACCGCCGGCACGCCGGCGTGCGAGCACGCCTCCTGCAGGATGCCCACGATGCCGGTCGGGCCCTCGTAGCGGCTCTCCTCCAGGTCCAGCTTGGTGGCGAGCTGCGGATCCGAGGTGACCCCGCTGATCGGGACCGGTCTGGTGTGCGGGGTGTCGCCGAGCAGGGCCCCGAGGATCACCACCATCTCGACACCGAGTTCGTGGGCGAAGCCGAGCAGTTCGTTGCAGAACGAGCGCCAGCGCATGCTCGGCTCGATGCCACGGACCAGCACCAGGTCGCGGGGCCGGGGCTCGCGGACCCGGACGATCGACAGCCGGGTGGTCGGCCAGGTGATCTTCCGCACGCCGCCGTCCAGCCAGACGGTGGGGCGGTTGACCTGGAAGTCGTAGTAGTCCTCGGCGTCCAGGGCCGCGAAGACCTCGCCCTTCCACTCCTGGTCCAGGTGCGCGACGGCCGCCGACGCGGCTTCCCCCGCGTCGTTCCAGCCCTCGAACGCGGCCACCATGACCGGGTCGATCAGCTCGGGCACGTTCTCGAGCTCGATCACCCAGCGCCTCCTTCCGACGGTCCGCGCGGACCGTCCGTCGTCCATCTCCTCGCGTGCGGGCGCGACCCCGCGCCCCCGACACGGATGATCTCAGCCTACGGCCAATGCGCCGGGGGCACGCG
Coding sequences:
- a CDS encoding PAC2 family protein, producing the protein MIELENVPELIDPVMVAAFEGWNDAGEAASAAVAHLDQEWKGEVFAALDAEDYYDFQVNRPTVWLDGGVRKITWPTTRLSIVRVREPRPRDLVLVRGIEPSMRWRSFCNELLGFAHELGVEMVVILGALLGDTPHTRPVPISGVTSDPQLATKLDLEESRYEGPTGIVGILQEACSHAGVPAVTFWAAVPHYVPQPPNPKATLALLNHVEDLLGLRIPQGELTEEARAWQRGVDQLAAEDSEVAEYVQTLEEARDTAELPEASGDAIAREFERYLRRRDNLRGEHGKPEAGRPGITRPGTPAAEAPAGGEGAPDEAAAVDEAAVEEPGGVEEPGGTGPAARGGQAGDGPPPGGSELTGGRGRPADETDREIADDDGTPGTDED